A stretch of the Clavibacter sp. B3I6 genome encodes the following:
- a CDS encoding DUF4032 domain-containing protein, protein MAGSLNITSATVDPALLDLPWQLPLDEWPSSAIATLPKGISRHLVRFANLSGYVIAIKETTDEMARGEYDMLRTLQRLEIPCVEPVAVIMNRTDEDGDPLKSVLVTRHLKFSLPYRALFSQQLRPDTATRLVDALAVLLVRLHMIGFFWGDVSLSNTLFRRDAGAFAAYLVDAETGKLFNGGLSNGQRENDLEIARVNIAGELMDLEAGGRIEEGLDPLETSTRIVAQYRTLWKELTGREEFPTSERWRINERVDRLNDLGFDIEELAIRTTAEGSQVRIQPKVVDAGHHQRRLLRLTGVDAQENQARRLLNDLDSYTATFDKQDLDEEMVAHEWLARVFEPVVRAIPRDLRGKLEPAEVFHQLLEHRWYMSQKLSRDIPLAEAVTAYVHDILRFRRDEATVIDPPTESIGVIEDESDVPITEAEAAEDWRTKV, encoded by the coding sequence ATGGCCGGATCCCTGAACATCACCTCGGCGACGGTCGATCCCGCGCTCCTCGACCTGCCCTGGCAGCTGCCGCTCGACGAGTGGCCCTCCTCCGCGATCGCGACGCTGCCGAAGGGCATCTCGCGCCACCTCGTGCGGTTCGCGAACCTGTCCGGCTACGTCATCGCCATCAAGGAGACGACGGACGAGATGGCGCGCGGCGAGTACGACATGCTGCGGACGCTCCAGCGGCTCGAGATCCCGTGCGTCGAGCCCGTCGCCGTGATCATGAACCGCACGGACGAGGACGGCGACCCGCTGAAGTCCGTGCTCGTCACCCGGCACCTCAAGTTCTCGCTCCCCTACCGGGCGCTGTTCTCGCAGCAGCTGCGGCCCGACACGGCGACGCGGCTCGTCGACGCCCTCGCCGTGCTCCTGGTGCGGCTGCACATGATCGGCTTCTTCTGGGGCGACGTGTCGCTCTCGAACACCCTCTTCCGCCGGGATGCCGGCGCCTTCGCCGCGTACCTCGTGGACGCGGAGACCGGGAAGCTCTTCAACGGCGGCCTCTCCAACGGGCAGCGCGAGAACGACCTCGAGATCGCCCGCGTCAACATCGCCGGCGAGCTGATGGACCTCGAGGCCGGCGGCCGCATCGAGGAGGGTCTCGACCCGCTCGAGACCAGCACGCGCATCGTCGCCCAGTACCGCACGCTCTGGAAGGAGCTCACCGGTCGCGAGGAGTTCCCCACGTCGGAGCGCTGGCGCATCAACGAGCGCGTCGACCGCCTCAACGACCTCGGGTTCGACATCGAGGAGCTCGCGATCCGTACGACCGCCGAGGGGTCGCAGGTGCGGATCCAGCCCAAGGTCGTCGACGCCGGCCACCACCAGCGCCGCCTGCTGCGCCTCACGGGCGTGGACGCGCAGGAGAACCAGGCCCGCCGCCTCCTCAACGACCTCGACTCGTACACCGCGACCTTCGACAAGCAGGACCTCGACGAGGAGATGGTCGCGCACGAGTGGCTCGCCCGCGTCTTCGAGCCCGTCGTGCGCGCGATCCCGCGGGACCTCCGCGGCAAGCTCGAGCCGGCCGAGGTCTTCCACCAGCTCCTCGAGCACCGCTGGTACATGTCGCAGAAGCTCAGCCGGGACATCCCGCTCGCCGAGGCCGTCACCGCGTACGTGCACGACATCCTCCGGTTCCGCCGCGACGAGGCGACCGTCATCGACCCGCCCACCGAGTCGATCGGCGTGATCGAGGACGAGTCGGACGTGCCGATCACCGAGGCCGAGGCCGCGGAGGACTGGCGCACGAAGGTCTGA
- a CDS encoding nitroreductase produces MPRHRAGGHADPSAPGTPGPAGPVLTALRERRSRSSVGEAAPAHEDLVPLVEAASRLADHGGLRPWRIIEIRGAARDGLGAAMDEAAGDPGSGKHRKKTHRASLLVAVVACVAPSRKVPGWEQEAVAAGVAHALTLLLEEQGWGVFWRTGSLTRSDAVRRMHGLRDGEELLGWLYVGAAEPDGKGPRSTVDGERMITVLD; encoded by the coding sequence GTGCCGCGGCATCGGGCGGGCGGCCATGCCGACCCGTCCGCGCCCGGCACCCCCGGACCGGCCGGCCCCGTGCTGACTGCGCTGCGCGAGCGGCGCTCGCGCTCGTCCGTCGGCGAAGCGGCCCCGGCGCACGAGGACCTCGTTCCACTCGTGGAGGCCGCTTCCCGGCTCGCCGACCACGGCGGGCTGCGGCCGTGGCGCATCATCGAGATCCGCGGTGCGGCCCGCGACGGCCTCGGCGCCGCGATGGACGAGGCCGCGGGCGACCCCGGATCGGGCAAGCACCGCAAGAAGACCCACCGCGCGAGCCTGCTCGTCGCCGTCGTGGCCTGCGTGGCGCCGAGCCGCAAGGTGCCGGGGTGGGAGCAGGAGGCCGTCGCCGCCGGTGTCGCGCACGCGCTCACGCTGCTGCTCGAGGAGCAGGGGTGGGGCGTCTTCTGGCGCACCGGATCGCTCACGCGCAGCGACGCGGTGCGTCGCATGCACGGCCTGCGCGACGGCGAGGAGCTGCTCGGATGGCTCTACGTCGGGGCTGCGGAGCCGGACGGCAAGGGGCCCCGCTCGACCGTCGACGGCGAGCGGATGATCACGGTCCTCGACTGA
- the msrB gene encoding peptide-methionine (R)-S-oxide reductase MsrB: MAYEIEKTDDQWRQELSPEEYAVLRQQATERPWTGELLDEERTGVYGCKACGAELFTSDTKFDSHCGWPSFYAPKESDAVKLYTDTSLGMKRVEVVCARCGSHLGHVFDDAPQTPTGDRFCMNSVSMSFRTAE; this comes from the coding sequence ATGGCCTACGAGATCGAGAAGACCGACGACCAGTGGCGTCAGGAGCTCTCCCCCGAGGAGTACGCGGTGCTGCGCCAGCAGGCCACCGAGCGCCCCTGGACCGGCGAGCTGCTGGACGAGGAGCGCACCGGCGTCTACGGCTGCAAGGCCTGCGGCGCCGAGCTCTTCACGAGCGACACGAAGTTCGACTCCCACTGCGGATGGCCGAGCTTCTACGCGCCTAAGGAGAGCGACGCGGTCAAGCTGTACACGGACACGAGCCTCGGCATGAAGCGCGTCGAGGTCGTCTGCGCCCGCTGCGGATCGCACCTCGGGCACGTCTTCGACGACGCGCCGCAGACCCCCACCGGCGACCGGTTCTGCATGAACTCGGTCTCCATGTCGTTCCGCACCGCGGAGTGA
- a CDS encoding ABC transporter ATP-binding protein, which produces MASVTFDKATRLYPGSTRPAVDGIDLEVADGEFLVLVGPSGCGKSTTLRMLAGLEEVNDGNIFIGDRNVTDVPPKDRDIAMVFQNYALYPHMTVAENMGFALKIAGVGKDERATRVLEAAKLLDLEPYLSRKPKALSGGQRQRVAMGRAIVRQPQVFLMDEPLSNLDAKLRVQTRTQIASLQRRLGVTTVYVTHDQTEALTMGDRIAVLKDGVLQQVGTPRDLYEKPQNVFVAGFIGSPAMNLFTANVVDGGVQFGSAVVPVERDVLTHATGGAVTIGVRPEDVVVSTTQGQGLSVTVDLVEELGADGYLYGHTDIEGKRTDLVARVDGRLHPNAGDTVFITPQPGHLHAFDAESGLRLNAPVAAG; this is translated from the coding sequence ATGGCATCTGTAACTTTCGACAAGGCCACGCGCCTGTACCCGGGCTCGACCCGCCCCGCGGTCGACGGCATCGACCTCGAGGTCGCCGACGGCGAGTTCCTCGTCCTCGTCGGCCCGTCCGGCTGCGGCAAGTCGACCACCCTCCGCATGCTCGCGGGCCTCGAGGAGGTCAACGACGGCAACATCTTCATCGGCGACCGCAACGTCACGGACGTGCCGCCGAAGGACCGCGACATCGCGATGGTCTTCCAGAACTACGCGCTGTACCCCCACATGACGGTGGCCGAGAACATGGGCTTCGCGCTCAAGATCGCCGGTGTCGGCAAGGACGAGCGCGCCACCCGCGTCCTCGAGGCCGCCAAGCTCCTCGACCTCGAGCCCTACCTCAGCCGGAAGCCCAAGGCCCTCTCGGGCGGCCAGCGCCAGCGCGTCGCCATGGGCCGCGCGATCGTGCGCCAGCCGCAGGTGTTCCTCATGGACGAGCCGCTGTCGAACCTCGACGCCAAGCTCCGCGTCCAGACCCGCACGCAGATCGCGTCGCTCCAGCGCCGCCTCGGCGTCACCACGGTCTACGTCACGCACGACCAGACCGAGGCCCTCACCATGGGCGACCGCATCGCGGTCCTCAAGGACGGCGTCCTGCAGCAGGTCGGCACGCCCCGCGACCTCTACGAGAAGCCGCAGAACGTCTTCGTCGCCGGCTTCATCGGCTCCCCCGCGATGAACCTGTTCACCGCGAACGTCGTCGACGGCGGCGTGCAGTTCGGCTCCGCCGTGGTCCCGGTCGAGCGCGACGTGCTCACGCACGCCACGGGCGGCGCGGTCACCATCGGCGTGCGTCCCGAGGACGTCGTCGTGTCCACCACGCAGGGCCAGGGCCTGTCGGTCACGGTCGACCTCGTCGAGGAGCTCGGCGCGGACGGCTACCTCTACGGCCACACCGACATCGAGGGCAAGCGCACCGACCTCGTCGCGCGCGTCGACGGCCGCCTGCACCCCAACGCCGGCGACACCGTCTTCATCACGCCGCAGCCGGGCCACCTGCACGCCTTCGACGCCGAGAGCGGCCTCCGCCTCAACGCGCCGGTCGCCGCGGGCTGA
- a CDS encoding thioredoxin domain-containing protein produces MSSTPPAHEPHGGHRRRREAAREKARLNRMKQRRRDVAARGLIRGGIAAALVAVVVVVGLIVVQGARPAGPGPQNMASDGILIGKDLAAVPTAALDPEQEPVPTAAQAAGAAHIRVYVDYLCTACKEFQDTNGAQMEGWLQSGAATVEIHPVAILTSKSQAYSLRAANAAACVADSSPDDFWAFNSALFEEQPAEQSAGLSDDRIVELAEQAGADPSDVEECVSDQRFQSWVNGATDRVLDGDIPESNVEKVVGAPVIVVGDRQYTGQPDDAKAFAAFVLQAAGQDATPAPTDAPTPAETPTTAP; encoded by the coding sequence ATGAGCAGCACGCCGCCCGCGCACGAACCGCACGGCGGTCATCGGCGACGCCGCGAGGCGGCGCGCGAGAAGGCGCGGCTCAACCGGATGAAGCAGCGGCGCCGCGACGTGGCGGCGCGCGGCCTCATCCGCGGCGGCATCGCGGCGGCGCTCGTCGCCGTTGTCGTGGTCGTCGGCCTCATCGTCGTCCAGGGCGCGCGACCCGCGGGCCCCGGCCCGCAGAACATGGCGAGCGACGGCATCCTCATCGGCAAGGACCTCGCCGCCGTCCCCACCGCGGCCCTCGACCCCGAGCAGGAGCCGGTGCCCACGGCGGCGCAGGCCGCCGGCGCCGCGCACATCCGCGTCTACGTCGACTACCTCTGCACCGCGTGCAAGGAGTTCCAGGACACGAACGGCGCGCAGATGGAGGGCTGGCTGCAGTCCGGCGCCGCCACCGTCGAGATCCACCCGGTCGCCATCCTCACCAGCAAGTCGCAGGCCTACTCGCTGCGCGCCGCCAACGCCGCCGCCTGCGTGGCCGACTCCTCGCCCGACGACTTCTGGGCCTTCAACTCGGCGCTGTTCGAGGAGCAGCCGGCCGAGCAGAGCGCGGGCCTCAGCGACGACCGCATCGTCGAGCTGGCCGAGCAGGCGGGAGCCGATCCGTCCGACGTGGAGGAGTGCGTGTCCGACCAGCGCTTCCAGTCGTGGGTGAACGGCGCGACCGACCGGGTGCTCGACGGGGACATCCCCGAGTCGAACGTGGAGAAGGTCGTGGGTGCGCCGGTCATCGTCGTGGGCGACCGCCAGTACACCGGCCAGCCCGACGACGCGAAGGCGTTCGCCGCCTTCGTCCTCCAGGCCGCGGGTCAGGACGCGACGCCCGCGCCGACCGATGCGCCGACGCCCGCCGAGACGCCGACCACCGCGCCGTAG
- the groL gene encoding chaperonin GroEL (60 kDa chaperone family; promotes refolding of misfolded polypeptides especially under stressful conditions; forms two stacked rings of heptamers to form a barrel-shaped 14mer; ends can be capped by GroES; misfolded proteins enter the barrel where they are refolded when GroES binds), producing MAKIIAFDEEARRGLERGLNILADAVRVTLGPRGRNVVLEKKWGAPTITNDGVSIAKEIELDDPFEKIGAELVKEVAKKTDDVAGDGTTTATVLAQALVREGLRNVAAGADPISLKRGIEKAVAAVTEELKLAAKEIETKEEIAATASISAGDSTIGAIIAEAIDKVGKEGVVTVEESNTFGTELELTEGMRFDKGYLSQYFVTDPERQEAVFEDAYILIVNSKISNIKDLLPIVDKVIQSGKQLLIIAEDVDGEALATLVVNKIRGIFKSVAVKAPGFGDRRKAQLQDIAILSGGQVIAEEVGLKLENVTLDLLGTARKVVITKDETTIVDGGGDATEIAARVQQIRNEISNTDSDYDREKLQERLAKLAGGVAVIKAGAATEVELKERKHRIEDAVRNAKAAVEEGIVAGGGVALIQAGKLAFEKLQLEGDEATGANIVRVAVDAPLKQIALNAGLEPGVVAERVRNLPSGHGLNAATGEYVDMLAAGINDPVKVTRSALLNAASIAGLFLTTEAVVADKPEKNPAPAGDPTGGMDF from the coding sequence ATGGCTAAGATCATCGCTTTTGACGAAGAAGCCCGCCGCGGCCTCGAGCGCGGCCTGAACATCCTGGCCGACGCGGTCCGCGTGACCCTCGGCCCGCGTGGCCGCAACGTCGTCCTGGAGAAGAAGTGGGGCGCCCCCACCATCACGAACGACGGCGTGTCCATCGCCAAGGAGATCGAGCTCGACGACCCGTTCGAGAAGATCGGCGCGGAGCTCGTCAAGGAGGTCGCCAAGAAGACCGACGACGTCGCCGGTGACGGCACGACCACCGCGACCGTCCTCGCGCAGGCCCTGGTCCGCGAGGGCCTCCGCAACGTCGCCGCGGGCGCCGACCCCATCAGCCTCAAGCGCGGCATCGAGAAGGCCGTCGCCGCCGTCACGGAGGAGCTGAAGCTCGCCGCGAAGGAGATCGAGACCAAGGAGGAGATCGCCGCCACCGCGTCCATCTCCGCCGGCGACTCCACCATCGGCGCGATCATCGCCGAGGCGATCGACAAGGTCGGCAAGGAGGGCGTCGTCACCGTCGAGGAGTCGAACACCTTCGGCACCGAGCTCGAGCTCACCGAGGGCATGCGCTTCGACAAGGGCTACCTGTCGCAGTACTTCGTCACCGACCCCGAGCGCCAGGAGGCTGTGTTCGAGGACGCGTACATCCTGATCGTCAACTCGAAGATCTCGAACATCAAGGACCTGCTGCCGATCGTCGACAAGGTCATCCAGTCGGGCAAGCAGCTCCTCATCATCGCGGAGGACGTCGACGGCGAGGCCCTGGCCACGCTCGTCGTGAACAAGATCCGCGGCATCTTCAAGTCGGTCGCCGTCAAGGCCCCCGGCTTCGGCGACCGCCGCAAGGCGCAGCTGCAGGACATCGCCATCCTCTCGGGTGGCCAGGTCATCGCCGAGGAGGTCGGCCTCAAGCTCGAGAACGTCACCCTCGACCTGCTCGGCACGGCCCGCAAGGTCGTCATCACCAAGGACGAGACCACGATCGTCGACGGCGGCGGCGACGCCACCGAGATCGCGGCCCGCGTGCAGCAGATCCGCAACGAGATCTCCAACACCGACAGCGACTACGACCGCGAGAAGCTCCAGGAGCGCCTCGCGAAGCTCGCGGGCGGCGTGGCGGTCATCAAGGCCGGCGCGGCGACCGAGGTCGAGCTCAAGGAGCGCAAGCACCGCATCGAGGACGCCGTGCGCAACGCGAAGGCCGCCGTCGAGGAGGGCATCGTCGCCGGTGGTGGCGTCGCCCTCATCCAGGCCGGCAAGCTCGCCTTCGAGAAGCTCCAGCTCGAGGGCGACGAGGCCACCGGCGCGAACATCGTCCGCGTCGCGGTCGACGCTCCGCTCAAGCAGATCGCCCTCAACGCGGGCCTCGAGCCCGGCGTCGTGGCCGAGCGCGTCCGCAACCTCCCCTCGGGTCACGGCCTCAACGCCGCCACGGGTGAGTACGTCGACATGCTCGCCGCGGGGATCAACGACCCGGTGAAGGTCACGCGCTCGGCTCTGCTGAACGCCGCGTCCATCGCCGGTCTGTTCCTCACGACCGAGGCGGTCGTCGCCGACAAGCCCGAGAAGAACCCGGCCCCGGCCGGCGACCCCACGGGTGGCATGGACTTCTAG
- a CDS encoding LytR C-terminal domain-containing protein — MPSHAPDRFDDVPGDLSRVGAHRAPRPRHHRFRAFAWAALATAVLVGLGVVGLAVIDDRVSFTDIIPSDGASEAATPTEVPTAAPTAVPGMVVTVLNGTRTTGLSARAAATLESGGWKIGSRLNASASDITATTVYYYDAADEGAARGLVQALGVGDVQQSDQFRPAEGTPAATAPRLTAVLGADYAARG; from the coding sequence ATGCCCTCCCACGCTCCCGATCGCTTCGACGACGTCCCCGGCGACCTGAGCCGCGTGGGCGCGCACCGGGCGCCCCGCCCGCGGCACCACCGCTTCCGCGCCTTCGCCTGGGCTGCCCTCGCGACGGCCGTCCTCGTCGGGCTCGGCGTCGTCGGCCTCGCCGTCATCGACGACCGCGTCTCCTTCACCGACATCATCCCGAGCGACGGCGCCTCCGAGGCGGCGACCCCCACGGAGGTGCCGACCGCAGCGCCCACCGCGGTCCCCGGCATGGTCGTGACCGTCCTGAACGGCACGCGGACCACCGGCCTCTCCGCACGGGCCGCCGCGACGCTCGAGTCCGGGGGCTGGAAGATCGGCTCGCGCCTCAACGCCAGCGCGTCCGACATCACCGCGACGACCGTCTACTACTACGACGCGGCGGACGAGGGCGCCGCGCGAGGACTGGTCCAGGCCCTGGGGGTGGGCGACGTGCAGCAGTCGGACCAGTTCCGGCCCGCCGAGGGCACCCCGGCCGCGACCGCGCCGCGGCTGACCGCCGTGCTCGGCGCGGACTACGCGGCCCGCGGCTGA
- a CDS encoding DUF3263 domain-containing protein, whose translation MDQRETRPATVSATEQRPSGELDERARAVLDFERDWTRHAGAKEEAIRQAFGISATRYYQLLGALLETRGALAYDPLLVGRLLRLRETRAAARAARALPTGLPHRPSAR comes from the coding sequence GTGGACCAGCGCGAGACCCGCCCCGCGACCGTCTCGGCGACCGAGCAGCGTCCCTCCGGCGAGCTCGACGAGCGGGCACGCGCGGTGCTCGACTTCGAGCGGGACTGGACGCGTCACGCCGGTGCGAAGGAGGAGGCGATCCGCCAGGCCTTCGGCATCTCCGCCACGCGCTACTACCAGCTGCTCGGGGCCCTCCTGGAGACGCGCGGGGCTCTCGCCTACGACCCCCTCCTCGTGGGGCGCCTCCTGCGCCTCCGCGAGACGCGCGCCGCCGCCCGCGCGGCCCGTGCCCTGCCCACCGGTCTCCCGCACCGTCCGTCCGCGCGCTGA
- a CDS encoding response regulator transcription factor, producing MSDGPKILIVDDEPNIRDLLTTSLRFAGFAVRAVGNGAQAISAVLEEEPDLIILDVMLPDMNGFGVTKRLRAAGYTAPILFLTAKDDTEDKITGLTVGGDDYVTKPFSLDEIVARIKAILRRTMHADEDAIIRAGELTMDQDTHEVLVGEEPIELSPTEFKLLRYLMLNPNRVLSKAQILDHVWEYDFNGDAGIVESYISYLRRKLDQHSSEPVIQTKRGFGYMLKAAKS from the coding sequence ATGAGCGATGGCCCGAAGATCCTTATCGTCGATGACGAGCCCAACATCCGCGACCTGCTGACCACGAGCCTCCGGTTCGCCGGGTTCGCGGTCCGCGCCGTCGGCAACGGCGCCCAGGCCATCTCGGCCGTCCTCGAGGAGGAGCCCGACCTCATCATCCTCGACGTGATGCTGCCCGACATGAACGGCTTCGGGGTCACGAAGCGGCTGCGCGCCGCCGGCTACACCGCGCCAATCCTCTTCCTCACGGCGAAGGACGACACCGAGGACAAGATCACGGGCCTCACGGTCGGCGGCGACGACTATGTCACCAAGCCGTTCAGCCTCGACGAGATCGTGGCCCGCATCAAGGCGATCCTCCGCCGCACCATGCACGCCGACGAGGACGCGATCATCCGCGCGGGCGAGCTCACGATGGACCAGGACACGCACGAGGTGCTCGTCGGCGAGGAGCCCATCGAGCTGAGCCCCACCGAGTTCAAGCTGCTGCGGTACCTCATGCTGAACCCGAACCGCGTGCTCTCCAAGGCGCAGATCCTCGACCACGTCTGGGAGTACGACTTCAACGGCGACGCCGGGATCGTGGAGTCCTACATCTCCTACCTGCGCCGCAAGCTCGACCAGCACTCGTCGGAGCCGGTCATCCAGACCAAGCGCGGCTTCGGCTACATGCTGAAGGCCGCCAAGTCCTGA
- a CDS encoding WXG100 family type VII secretion target: protein MTRYQVDSEAVLSATAAVQGSISRIQAEVAGLHGQLADLQGSWSGSAATAFQGVVAEWKGTQQRVEEALASINQALSAAARQYAEVEEGNARMFAH, encoded by the coding sequence ATGACGAGGTACCAGGTGGACAGCGAGGCCGTCCTGTCGGCCACGGCGGCCGTGCAGGGCAGCATCAGCCGCATCCAGGCGGAGGTGGCGGGCCTGCACGGCCAGCTCGCCGACCTGCAGGGATCGTGGTCGGGTAGCGCCGCGACCGCGTTCCAGGGCGTGGTCGCCGAGTGGAAGGGCACGCAGCAGCGCGTCGAGGAGGCCCTGGCGAGCATCAACCAGGCCCTGAGCGCCGCGGCACGGCAGTACGCGGAGGTGGAGGAGGGCAACGCGCGCATGTTCGCGCACTGA
- a CDS encoding cell wall metabolism sensor histidine kinase WalK: MRPVHDYVAEKWNNVSLRTKITGVTVLLLLLGLLVSGAGTMYLLRQQMVTQLDGQLSIAINQLPKVLDTDPSQPDTFTEADVEGANPSWFVVLLDAQGDVIADNWTGDASRHPRVFGLDLARASQVNDQIVVFSDNSGKNSWHGIVRVSQNTGPDSTEYSTLVVAKPLEEVDDLVATYIVIFASFGLAVVVLGAAVTRMLVTSTFGPLREVERTAAAIAGGDFSQRLGGATPNTEVGRLNRSLNMMLSRIDRAFADRAKTIDQMRRFVGDASHELRTPLVSVRGYAELYRMGALQTPEDVSQAMERIEKEAIRMGGLVEDLLELARLDETKPLQLAPVDLYPIARDAALDAMASSQTRTVTALPPVLVNPVGPILDADGLEPTQDMSPEALRAAGAGTGSDVTGPIAFAGATLSRFRARRFRRPGETATDALVPVRPDDDGSSVPAEGVAMVSAEENKIRQVVTNLIGNAVRFTPAGSPIELATVVDEAAREARIEVRDHGDGVPPQIREKIFQRFWRADTSRTRETGGSGLGLAIVSAIVAAHRGRVDVVETEGGGATFRVILPLLPTPEAPVRSTPAPPAASAS; this comes from the coding sequence GTGCGGCCAGTGCACGACTACGTCGCGGAGAAGTGGAACAACGTCTCCCTGCGCACCAAGATCACGGGCGTCACCGTGCTCCTCCTGCTCCTCGGACTCCTCGTCTCCGGCGCGGGCACCATGTACCTGCTGCGGCAGCAGATGGTCACCCAGCTCGACGGCCAGCTCTCGATCGCCATCAACCAGCTCCCCAAGGTCCTCGACACCGACCCCTCCCAGCCCGACACCTTCACGGAGGCCGACGTCGAGGGCGCCAACCCGTCGTGGTTCGTCGTCCTCCTCGACGCCCAGGGCGACGTCATCGCCGACAACTGGACGGGCGACGCGTCCCGGCACCCCCGCGTCTTCGGGCTCGACCTGGCACGCGCCTCGCAGGTCAACGACCAGATCGTGGTCTTCTCCGACAACTCCGGCAAGAACAGCTGGCACGGCATCGTCCGCGTCTCCCAGAACACGGGCCCGGACTCCACGGAGTACTCGACCCTCGTCGTGGCCAAGCCGCTCGAGGAGGTCGACGACCTCGTCGCGACCTACATCGTGATCTTCGCGAGCTTCGGCCTCGCCGTCGTCGTGCTCGGCGCCGCGGTCACCCGCATGCTCGTGACCAGCACCTTCGGCCCGCTGCGGGAGGTGGAGCGCACCGCCGCGGCCATCGCGGGCGGTGACTTCAGCCAGCGGCTCGGCGGCGCCACCCCGAACACCGAGGTCGGCCGCCTCAACCGCTCCCTGAACATGATGCTCAGCCGCATCGACCGCGCCTTCGCCGACCGCGCCAAGACGATCGACCAGATGCGGCGCTTCGTCGGCGACGCCAGCCACGAGCTGCGCACCCCGCTCGTCTCCGTCCGCGGTTACGCCGAGCTCTACCGGATGGGCGCGCTGCAGACCCCCGAGGACGTCTCGCAGGCCATGGAGCGCATCGAGAAGGAGGCGATCCGCATGGGCGGCCTCGTCGAGGACCTCCTCGAGCTCGCGCGCCTCGACGAGACGAAGCCGCTGCAGCTCGCCCCGGTCGACCTCTACCCCATCGCACGCGACGCGGCCCTCGACGCCATGGCGTCCTCGCAGACGCGCACCGTCACCGCCCTGCCGCCCGTGCTCGTGAACCCGGTCGGCCCGATCCTCGACGCCGACGGGCTGGAGCCGACCCAGGACATGTCACCCGAGGCGCTGCGGGCCGCGGGCGCGGGCACCGGGAGCGACGTCACGGGCCCCATCGCCTTCGCGGGCGCCACGTTGTCGCGCTTCCGGGCCCGGCGGTTCCGCCGCCCCGGCGAGACGGCGACGGACGCCCTCGTGCCGGTGCGCCCCGACGACGACGGCTCGTCCGTCCCCGCCGAGGGGGTCGCCATGGTGTCGGCCGAGGAGAACAAGATCCGCCAGGTCGTCACGAACCTCATCGGCAACGCCGTGCGCTTCACGCCCGCGGGCAGCCCCATCGAGCTCGCGACCGTCGTGGACGAGGCGGCGCGTGAGGCCCGCATCGAGGTGCGCGACCACGGCGACGGCGTCCCCCCGCAGATCCGGGAGAAGATCTTCCAGCGCTTCTGGCGCGCGGACACGTCCCGCACCCGGGAGACCGGCGGCAGCGGACTGGGCCTCGCGATCGTGTCGGCCATCGTCGCCGCGCACCGCGGCCGAGTGGACGTCGTCGAGACCGAGGGCGGCGGCGCGACCTTCCGCGTGATCCTGCCCCTCCTCCCCACCCCGGAGGCACCGGTCCGCTCCACGCCCGCCCCTCCCGCCGCGTCCGCCTCCTGA
- a CDS encoding cold-shock protein yields the protein MANGTVKWFNGEKGFGFITVDAVEGGPAQQDVFVHYSAIEMSGYKVLEEGQRVAFQIGQGSKGLQAENVSPA from the coding sequence ATGGCCAACGGCACCGTGAAGTGGTTCAACGGGGAGAAGGGGTTCGGGTTCATCACCGTCGACGCCGTCGAGGGCGGACCGGCCCAGCAGGACGTCTTCGTCCACTACTCGGCGATCGAGATGTCCGGCTACAAGGTCCTGGAGGAGGGCCAGCGCGTCGCCTTCCAGATCGGGCAGGGGTCCAAGGGCCTGCAGGCCGAGAACGTCTCGCCCGCCTAG